A segment of the Promicromonospora sukumoe genome:
GTCATCATGCTTGCCCACGGCGGCCTCCTGTCCTACCTCGACTACCACACCTGGGACGACAGGACCCTGACCGGGCTACCGCCGATCGAGCACCTCTCGGTTCTCCGGCGCTGAGCAAGCGAACGCGTCCCCGGCCCGGTGTACATCCCGTCGGGCGGCGCAGCCAGGCACGGTCGCCCGTTTCGGGGGAGGCCGCACCGGCCGCCGTCGGCCATCGTGGGGCGTGCGGACGAGGCGTCGCCTGGCTGGGGGTGCGCCCGAGAGAGCGCGCTGGAGGCGACGATGTCGCGGACCATCGGCCGGATCTCGGTGGACCCGGCGTCCACGCACGCCATCGAGGTCGCCAACCGGCTCCACGTCGACGTGGTCGAGGGGCTCGGTGTCGCCGAGGCGGGTCGTCGGCTGGAGATGTACGGGCCGAACCGGCTCGCCGCCGCGAAGAAGGAGTCGGCGCTCCAGGCGTTCGGTCGGCAGTACCGCGACTTCATGCAGATCGTCCTGCTGGTCGCCGCCGTCGTGAACCTCCTGGTCACCCGCGACATCGGCACCTCGCTGGTGCTGGCGGGCCTGACCTTGTTCAACGCCGTCATCGGCCTGCGGCAGGAGGCCAAGGCGGAGCAGAGCGTCGCAGCGCTGGCCCAGATGATGAAGACGGTCGCGCGCGTGCGGCGTGACGGCCAGGCCGTCGAGGTCGATGCCGGGGAGCTGGTGCCGGGCGACGTCGTCCTCGTCGAGGCCGGGAACCGCGTGCCCGCGGACGGCCGGATCACGCTGGCCGCGACCCTGGAGATCGAGGAGGCCGCGCTCACCGGGGAGAGCCTGCCGGTGAGCAAGTCGACCGACCCGGTGCCCGGCGACGACGTCCCGCTCGGCGACCGGACCTGCATGGCGTACATGAACACCTCGGTCACCCGGGGCCGTGGCGAGCTGGTCGTCACCGCGACGGGCATGAACACCGAGATCGGTCACATCGCGAACCTGCTGGCCAGCACGGAGACCGACAAGACGCCGCTGCAGAAGCAGCTCGACGGCCTGTCCCGGATCATCGCGTCGATCGCCGCCGTCGCGCTGGTCTTCGTGGTGGTGCTCGGGCTGATCCGAGGCGAGTCGTTCGACACGCTGTTCATCACCGGCGTGGCGCTGGCCGTGGCCGCCATCCCGACCGGGCTGCCCGCCGTCGTCACCGCGCTGCTCTCCATGGGCACCCGCGAGATCGCGCGCCGCAACGCGATCGTCAAGCGGCTGCCCGCCGTGGAGACGCTCGGCTCGACGTCGGCGATCTGCTCGGACAAGACCGGCACCCTGACCCTGAACAAGATGACTGCCCGGGAGCTGGCGATCCCCGGCCAGAACGTCTTCACCGTGACGGGCGAGGGATACGGCACCGTCGGCGAGATCAGGCACGTCGGCGGCTCGCGCATCGACCTCGACCCGTACCTCCTGCCGATGGTGCTTTGCGCGGACGCGGTGCTCGACGGCGAGAGCCTGATCGGCGACCCGACCGAGGGCGCCCTGATCGTGCTCGGCGCCAAGGGCGGCCTGGACATCGCCGAGACGCGGCGGGACTTCCCGCGCCTCGCGGAGGTGCCCTTCGACTCCGAGTACAAATTCATGGCCACCTTCCACGACATGACCGACGACGACGGACGCCCCGTGGTGCGCTGCTACGTGAAGGGCGCCCCCGACGTGCTGATCGCGCGCGGCGCCGCCTACCGGTCGCCCGACGGCGTCGTCGTGCCGATCACCGACCAGAACCGCAGCCTGGCGCTGGACGCGAACAACCGGATGGCCAACTCCGGCGAACGGGTCATGGTCGTGGCGCAGCGCGACGTCGACCCGACGGTCTTCGACGCCGCACGATCAGGTCCCAGAAACCTGATCTCCCTGGTCAGCGAGCTCACGCTGCTGGCGATGGTGGGCATCGTGGACCCGCCGCGCCCCGAGGCCAGGACGGCGATCGCCGAGTGCCGCTCGGCCGGGATCAGGGTCCGGATGATCACGGGCGACCACGCCACCACCGCCGCCGCGATCGCCCGGGAGCTCGGAATCGAGGGTCGGGCGCTGACCGGCAGCGAGTTCGCCGCGATGACCGACGACGAGCTGCTGGCCCAGCTCGACGGCATCGGCGTGATCGCCCGGGTGGCGCCCGAGGACAAGATCCGGCTGGTGCAGCTGCTCAAACGCTCGGGCAACGTGGTCTCGATGACGGGCGACGGCGTGAACGACGCGCCCGCCCTGAAGGCCGCGGACATCGGCGTCGCGATGGGTATCACCGGCACCGAGGTCTCCAAGGAGGCCGCGGTGATGATCCTGACCGACGACAACTTCGCGACGATCGTCAACGCCGTCTCCTACGGCCGCAGCCTCTACGACAACCTCGTGAAGTACCTCCGCTTCCAGATGTCCACGCTCGTCGCGTACATCGCGATCTTCCTGCTCGCGGGCATCCTGAACATCGCGGCGGGCACTCCCCTGAACCCGCTGCAGATCCTCTGGCTCAACATGGTCGTCGACATCCCGATCGCGATCGCGCTCGGCTTCGACCAGGCCACCAAGGGCCTGATGGACCGGCCCCCGCGCCCGGTCGGGGCGCCGGTCCTGTCCCGGACGGCCTGGATCCGGCTCTGTGTCCAGGGCGCCGTGATGACCGCCGGGGCGCTCGTGGCGTACCAGCTCGGCCTCGGCCTGAGCGGCCCGATCGTCGCGGCGACGATGCTGCTCACCACGCTGTCGCTGTTCCACGTGATCGCGGGCCTGCTCTCGCGGGACCAGACCGGCACGATCTTCGACCGCGACGCGCTGCCCGGCGTCGCCCAGCTGCGGCGCTACGGGCTGGCGCTGCTGGCGATCGTCACGATCACGACGATCGACCTGCTGGAGCAGGTCTTCGGCACCACGGACCTCGACGGGCAGCAGTGGGGCCTGTGCATCGCGCTGGCGCTGAGCCTGCTGGTGGTCGAGGAGATCATCAAGGTGTTCCTGCGCCGGCGGGAGGGTCGGGGCGGGGTGGCGCGGGTGGTGGCGGCGGCTCCCCCATCGGGGGTGGCGCCGACGGCATAGCCGGGAGCCTGGTAGTGACCATGCAGTTGCTGCCAGGACCGGGCAGATCCTGGCAGCAGCTGCATGCCCTGTTTACGGCGTCGTCCTGCACCGTCTGCCTCGCCCCTCCTTCATGTACCCGCGCAGCCCGGCTCCGGCACCCGACCACGGCCCTGGATCAGGTGCTCCGGTCTGAGATGATCCGGGGCGAGCGGCTCCCGCTGCCTCATGACGAAGGGACTGGTGGTGATGGTGCAGGTCCCCGACGAGCCGACGGCGTTGTTGCGC
Coding sequences within it:
- a CDS encoding cation-translocating P-type ATPase yields the protein MSRTIGRISVDPASTHAIEVANRLHVDVVEGLGVAEAGRRLEMYGPNRLAAAKKESALQAFGRQYRDFMQIVLLVAAVVNLLVTRDIGTSLVLAGLTLFNAVIGLRQEAKAEQSVAALAQMMKTVARVRRDGQAVEVDAGELVPGDVVLVEAGNRVPADGRITLAATLEIEEAALTGESLPVSKSTDPVPGDDVPLGDRTCMAYMNTSVTRGRGELVVTATGMNTEIGHIANLLASTETDKTPLQKQLDGLSRIIASIAAVALVFVVVLGLIRGESFDTLFITGVALAVAAIPTGLPAVVTALLSMGTREIARRNAIVKRLPAVETLGSTSAICSDKTGTLTLNKMTARELAIPGQNVFTVTGEGYGTVGEIRHVGGSRIDLDPYLLPMVLCADAVLDGESLIGDPTEGALIVLGAKGGLDIAETRRDFPRLAEVPFDSEYKFMATFHDMTDDDGRPVVRCYVKGAPDVLIARGAAYRSPDGVVVPITDQNRSLALDANNRMANSGERVMVVAQRDVDPTVFDAARSGPRNLISLVSELTLLAMVGIVDPPRPEARTAIAECRSAGIRVRMITGDHATTAAAIARELGIEGRALTGSEFAAMTDDELLAQLDGIGVIARVAPEDKIRLVQLLKRSGNVVSMTGDGVNDAPALKAADIGVAMGITGTEVSKEAAVMILTDDNFATIVNAVSYGRSLYDNLVKYLRFQMSTLVAYIAIFLLAGILNIAAGTPLNPLQILWLNMVVDIPIAIALGFDQATKGLMDRPPRPVGAPVLSRTAWIRLCVQGAVMTAGALVAYQLGLGLSGPIVAATMLLTTLSLFHVIAGLLSRDQTGTIFDRDALPGVAQLRRYGLALLAIVTITTIDLLEQVFGTTDLDGQQWGLCIALALSLLVVEEIIKVFLRRREGRGGVARVVAAAPPSGVAPTA